In a single window of the Phaeobacter sp. G2 genome:
- a CDS encoding N-formylglutamate amidohydrolase, translating into MTLSDSHAPCAAYEVFNGTGRGEALILCEHASHHIPDRYGDLGLVGADRQSHAAWDPGALAVAKALSDALDAPLIASCISRLVYDCNRPPEAASAMPEKSELIEVPGNVALTDAQRAERVDTVYQPFITAVDQMIDRRKAEGLQTALITIHSFTPVYYGTPRAVEIGILHDSDTRLADAMLAQASALPQRQVDRNEPYGPEDGVTHSLQIHGLENGLPNVMIEVRNDLLRTPQQETQMADELLALLRPALAALKAEGGTSA; encoded by the coding sequence ATGACGTTGAGCGATTCCCACGCTCCCTGTGCGGCTTACGAAGTGTTCAACGGCACCGGCCGTGGTGAGGCTTTGATCCTGTGCGAGCACGCCAGTCATCACATCCCGGATCGCTACGGCGATTTGGGTTTGGTGGGGGCCGATCGCCAGAGCCACGCAGCCTGGGACCCCGGCGCATTGGCCGTGGCAAAGGCTCTATCTGACGCCCTGGACGCGCCTCTGATTGCCTCGTGCATTTCCCGACTTGTCTATGACTGCAACCGCCCCCCAGAGGCGGCTTCGGCGATGCCGGAGAAATCTGAACTGATTGAAGTCCCCGGCAATGTCGCGCTGACGGATGCGCAGCGTGCGGAACGCGTTGACACGGTTTATCAGCCTTTCATCACTGCGGTTGACCAGATGATCGACCGACGCAAGGCCGAAGGGCTGCAGACCGCGCTGATCACCATTCACAGCTTTACACCAGTGTACTACGGCACCCCCCGCGCAGTGGAAATCGGCATCTTGCACGACAGTGACACGCGGCTTGCCGATGCCATGTTGGCGCAGGCCTCTGCCCTGCCCCAGCGCCAGGTGGACCGCAATGAGCCCTACGGGCCAGAAGACGGTGTGACCCATTCCCTGCAAATTCACGGGCTGGAAAACGGGCTCCCCAATGTGATGATCGAAGTCCGCAACGACCTGCTGCGCACCCCTCAGCAAGAAACCCAGATGGCGGATGAGCTGTTGGCCCTGCTGCGCCCGGCGCTGGCAGCCCTAAAGGCCGAAGGAGGCACCAGTGCCTAA
- a CDS encoding RidA family protein has protein sequence MTEITRLHTGARMSQIVVHGDTIYLAGQVGTKGASVAQQTQDCLDKIDALLAEVGSDKTRILQTTIWLADMADFEEMNAVWDAWVPEGNAPARACGEAKLALPEFLVEFLVTAAKA, from the coding sequence ATGACTGAAATCACCCGTCTCCACACCGGCGCCCGCATGAGCCAGATCGTAGTGCATGGCGATACCATCTATCTCGCCGGGCAGGTCGGTACCAAAGGCGCCAGCGTGGCCCAGCAGACCCAGGACTGCCTGGATAAGATCGACGCCCTGCTGGCTGAGGTCGGGTCTGACAAGACCCGCATCCTGCAGACCACCATCTGGCTGGCCGATATGGCCGACTTTGAGGAAATGAATGCGGTTTGGGACGCTTGGGTCCCCGAGGGCAATGCGCCGGCCCGCGCCTGTGGTGAGGCCAAACTGGCCCTGCCAGAGTTTCTGGTAGAGTTCCTGGTGACCGCCGCCAAGGCTTGA
- a CDS encoding TRAP transporter substrate-binding protein, with protein sequence MTTRRKFLQTAGVGAMAAPLATPALAQSTIKWRMQTYAGTALAEHVVKPAIDMFNQIAGDRMQIELFYADQLVPTGELFRAMQRGTIDAVQSDDDSMASPTEVTVFGGYFPFGSRYSLDVPVLFNQYGLNEIWDEEYSKVGVKHISAGAWDPCHFATKDPIRSLADLKGKRVFTFPTAGRFLSQFGVVPVTLPWEDIEVALQTGELDGVAWSGITEDYTVGWADVTNYFLTNNISGAWAGSFFANQGRWNELPEDLQTLFRVCCDQSHYYRQWWYWGGEASLRVNGPKMELTSIPDAEWKTVEDAAVKFWDEIAAESPTKAKVVEIFKKYNADMQKAGRPYRYG encoded by the coding sequence ATGACAACAAGACGTAAGTTTCTGCAAACCGCTGGTGTGGGGGCAATGGCCGCCCCGCTGGCGACACCAGCCCTGGCACAATCCACCATCAAATGGCGGATGCAGACCTATGCCGGCACAGCCCTGGCCGAGCACGTGGTGAAACCCGCCATCGACATGTTCAACCAGATCGCAGGCGACCGCATGCAGATCGAGCTATTCTACGCCGATCAACTGGTCCCCACAGGTGAGCTGTTCCGCGCCATGCAGCGCGGCACAATTGACGCCGTGCAGTCGGATGATGACTCGATGGCCTCGCCCACCGAGGTCACCGTTTTTGGCGGCTACTTCCCCTTCGGCTCGCGCTACTCGCTCGACGTGCCTGTACTGTTCAACCAGTATGGCCTGAACGAGATCTGGGACGAGGAATATTCCAAGGTTGGCGTCAAACACATCTCCGCCGGTGCATGGGATCCCTGCCACTTTGCCACCAAAGACCCAATCCGCAGCCTCGCTGACCTCAAAGGCAAGCGCGTCTTCACCTTCCCAACTGCGGGTCGTTTCCTCAGCCAGTTTGGCGTCGTGCCGGTCACCCTGCCCTGGGAAGACATCGAAGTCGCCCTGCAAACCGGCGAACTGGACGGGGTTGCCTGGTCCGGCATCACCGAAGACTACACTGTTGGCTGGGCCGATGTGACCAACTACTTCCTGACCAACAACATCTCTGGTGCCTGGGCGGGATCCTTCTTTGCCAACCAGGGTCGCTGGAACGAGCTGCCCGAAGATCTGCAGACCCTGTTCCGGGTCTGCTGTGACCAGTCGCACTACTACCGTCAGTGGTGGTATTGGGGTGGCGAAGCCTCCCTGCGGGTCAATGGCCCCAAGATGGAGCTGACCTCTATTCCAGACGCGGAATGGAAAACCGTCGAAGATGCAGCGGTCAAATTCTGGGATGAAATCGCCGCCGAAAGCCCCACCAAGGCCAAGGTTGTCGAGATCTTCAAGAAGTATAATGCTGACATGCAAAAGGCCGGTCGCCCCTACCGCTACG
- a CDS encoding TRAP transporter small permease subunit: MPKLILRYIRAVEAMNRVIGRFAMYLIFALIAVLLWSSVSKTFFNPSLWTLEMAQFIMVAYYILGGPYSMQMGSNVRMDLFYGGWTTRTKAFVDAFTVLFLMTYLGILLYGAVSSMAYSLGYFGLEPFSFFGDIIVTFFTEGPSAAWGKIGYIERSSTAWRPYLWPVKSILCFGVFLMLLQCLAELFRDIGRLRGVEI; encoded by the coding sequence GTGCCTAAACTTATCCTGCGCTACATTCGCGCCGTGGAGGCGATGAACAGGGTGATTGGCCGTTTTGCCATGTATCTGATCTTTGCCCTTATCGCGGTTCTTTTGTGGTCCTCGGTCTCCAAGACCTTTTTCAACCCGTCGCTTTGGACGCTGGAGATGGCTCAGTTCATCATGGTGGCCTACTACATTCTAGGCGGACCCTATTCGATGCAGATGGGATCAAACGTGCGGATGGATCTGTTCTATGGTGGCTGGACCACCCGGACCAAGGCCTTTGTCGATGCCTTTACCGTCTTGTTCCTCATGACCTACCTGGGCATCCTGCTTTATGGCGCGGTCAGCTCGATGGCCTATAGCCTGGGCTATTTTGGGCTAGAGCCGTTCTCCTTCTTTGGCGATATCATCGTGACCTTCTTTACCGAGGGTCCAAGCGCCGCCTGGGGCAAGATCGGCTATATCGAGCGCAGCTCCACCGCCTGGCGCCCCTATCTGTGGCCGGTGAAATCTATCCTCTGCTTCGGTGTCTTTCTGATGCTGTTGCAATGCCTTGCCGAATTGTTCCGCGATATCGGACGTCTTCGCGGAGTTGAAATCTGA
- a CDS encoding MurR/RpiR family transcriptional regulator → MTKPPLTVRELIRDQYKTLTQSERKFANSLLENYPVAGLASITIVASNADVSTPTVARMVQKLGFKGYPQFHQALLKELEAKVSGPTQRRENWAAEAPEGHLLNRFSQAVTDNLSQTFSNVDTGQFDAAVRQLANTEARLYVVGGRITRALADYAFTHFQAIRQRVTHMTSSSATWPHYVLDMEPGDTLLMFDVRRYETNLQRLAELAAERGVKVVLITDQWASPVTAVAEHAFNCWVEIPSAWDSNISTMMLLEAMIAATQEESWDKTKERYDRLDELFDTTRLFRKFS, encoded by the coding sequence GTGACCAAACCGCCGCTCACCGTGCGAGAGTTGATCCGGGATCAATATAAAACGCTGACCCAGTCAGAGCGCAAATTTGCCAATTCGCTGCTGGAGAATTATCCAGTGGCTGGATTGGCCTCGATCACTATTGTGGCCTCCAACGCCGATGTCTCCACGCCGACTGTGGCGCGAATGGTGCAAAAGCTGGGGTTCAAAGGCTACCCGCAGTTTCACCAAGCCTTGCTCAAGGAACTCGAGGCCAAGGTTTCGGGGCCGACACAGCGGCGCGAAAACTGGGCTGCCGAGGCGCCAGAGGGGCATTTGCTCAACCGGTTTTCCCAGGCGGTGACCGATAACCTCAGTCAAACCTTTTCCAATGTAGACACCGGCCAGTTTGATGCGGCTGTGCGGCAGCTCGCCAATACCGAGGCGCGGCTCTATGTGGTTGGCGGTCGGATCACCCGGGCGCTGGCTGACTATGCCTTTACCCATTTTCAGGCGATCCGGCAGCGGGTGACACATATGACCTCTTCCTCCGCCACCTGGCCGCACTATGTGTTGGACATGGAGCCGGGGGATACCCTGCTGATGTTTGACGTGCGCCGCTACGAGACCAACCTGCAACGGCTTGCTGAGCTGGCTGCCGAGCGGGGTGTCAAAGTGGTGCTGATCACCGATCAATGGGCCAGTCCGGTGACTGCGGTGGCTGAACATGCCTTCAATTGCTGGGTTGAAATCCCCTCGGCTTGGGATTCGAATATCTCGACCATGATGTTGCTAGAGGCGATGATTGCCGCCACCCAGGAGGAAAGCTGGGACAAGACCAAAGAGCGCTATGATCGCCTTGATGAGCTCTTTGACACCACGCGGCTGTTTCGCAAGTTCTCCTGA
- a CDS encoding TRAP transporter large permease subunit, which produces MPYELIAVVMFAGMMLMLMTGQRVFGAIGFVGAVAGMLLWGTGGVEIPFAASMKLMKWYPLLTLPMFIFMGYVLSESKIADDLYRMFHVWMGPVQGGLAIGTIGLMVLVSAMNGLSVAGMAIGATIALPELLRRGYDKILVTGTIQAGSSLGILVPPSVVLVLYAMIARQPVGQLWLAGVVPGLLMATMFIIYIYIRAKMQPDLGPAMSHEELAEYDEISTHPLRLNFIVLTGIVLVPLLVKLDVIAPKSAIGFALGAAVLGFATRAMPLFYRDVFLKEKHRLLFSGVLPLAIFATMMVPFVNGWTSLVESSAIGAMTAFIAAILKGRMNKAVFETTVRSTLGISCMFMWIILAALGFGAIFDGLGAVKAIEDLFTAQLGLSPWMILILMQLSFIVMGTFLDDTAMLVIVAPLYVPLVGALGFDLIWYGVLYTITTQIAYMTPPFGYNLFLMRAMAPPEIGLKDIYISIIPFAAVMVVALALIMAFPQIALWLPDLVYGR; this is translated from the coding sequence ATGCCTTATGAATTGATCGCCGTTGTCATGTTTGCCGGCATGATGCTGATGCTGATGACCGGACAGCGGGTGTTTGGCGCCATCGGATTTGTTGGCGCTGTGGCGGGGATGCTGCTTTGGGGCACCGGCGGGGTCGAGATCCCCTTTGCCGCCTCGATGAAGCTGATGAAATGGTATCCGCTGCTGACCCTGCCGATGTTCATCTTCATGGGTTATGTGCTGTCTGAATCCAAAATTGCCGATGATCTTTACCGGATGTTCCACGTCTGGATGGGTCCGGTACAGGGCGGTCTGGCCATTGGCACCATCGGGCTGATGGTGCTGGTTTCCGCGATGAATGGCCTGTCGGTGGCAGGTATGGCCATTGGCGCCACCATCGCCCTGCCCGAATTGCTGCGCCGGGGCTATGACAAGATCCTGGTCACCGGCACCATTCAGGCCGGGTCCTCTCTGGGCATTCTGGTGCCGCCTTCGGTGGTTCTGGTGCTCTATGCGATGATTGCGCGTCAACCCGTGGGGCAGCTCTGGCTGGCTGGTGTCGTCCCCGGCCTGCTGATGGCCACCATGTTCATCATCTACATCTATATCCGCGCCAAAATGCAGCCTGACCTTGGCCCCGCAATGAGCCACGAAGAACTGGCCGAATATGATGAGATCAGCACCCATCCGCTGCGACTGAACTTCATCGTGCTGACCGGGATCGTGCTGGTGCCGCTCTTGGTGAAACTGGACGTGATCGCGCCCAAATCTGCCATTGGTTTTGCCCTCGGTGCGGCCGTGCTGGGCTTTGCCACCCGCGCCATGCCGCTGTTCTACCGGGATGTCTTCCTCAAGGAAAAACACCGGCTGCTGTTTTCCGGCGTGCTGCCCCTGGCGATTTTTGCCACCATGATGGTGCCCTTTGTAAATGGCTGGACCTCACTGGTCGAAAGCTCTGCCATTGGCGCCATGACCGCCTTTATCGCCGCCATCCTCAAAGGTCGGATGAACAAGGCGGTGTTTGAAACCACTGTTCGGTCTACCCTGGGGATTTCCTGCATGTTCATGTGGATCATCCTGGCAGCCCTGGGCTTTGGCGCCATCTTTGACGGGCTGGGCGCGGTAAAGGCCATCGAGGATCTGTTCACCGCACAACTGGGGCTAAGCCCCTGGATGATCCTGATCCTGATGCAGCTGAGCTTTATCGTGATGGGAACCTTCCTGGACGACACCGCCATGCTGGTGATTGTTGCGCCGCTTTATGTGCCACTGGTGGGCGCCCTTGGATTTGATCTGATCTGGTACGGGGTGCTGTATACCATCACCACGCAGATCGCCTATATGACGCCCCCCTTTGGCTATAACCTGTTCCTGATGCGCGCCATGGCCCCGCCAGAGATTGGCCTGAAGGATATCTATATCTCCATCATCCCCTTTGCCGCCGTCATGGTGGTGGCACTGGCCCTGATCATGGCCTTCCCACAGATAGCCCTGTGGCTGCCAGACCTGGTCTACGGCAGGTGA
- a CDS encoding recombinase family protein: MQNPKSVDDQFSECRKHAERSGYEVVKEYADAGLSGALRDRPGFQELLAAVHARSFDIVLFEHVDRLGRDLERASNFYKATTFADIELHQLGKGKLGLLDIGIMSTMAQIFLEDLALKTRRGLRGKFERGQSAGGRSYGYALSIGPDGIAKKGQLTIDDNEAAIIRRIFTDYASGASPIKIAAQLNADGIPSPAANTKRITRGHWKQNTINGNPTRGTGILNNELYIGRRIWNRLRYSKHPETGKRVSRLNPVEDWEIQEVPDLRIIDQELWDAVKAVQAGHRKVRSTTPATDKKGLSVGQSLRRRKYLLSGLMTCGQCGGNLTVAGSGKARRYYCANAKEKGASVCSGMRGLKEEDAATSILSGLKSGLMRDEAYAEFREKFLARKKGEEKERDDLLRLHSQAVRQLESRHANLMKAVEDGDYSAPVIAQLNKVDAELTQARAKRDAAAPEPIFLPQDLPALYRAHIDDLVGTLSDEGVSGRASEELHQIIDTVVVTWDADAKHHALELRGKLLEMLNITKPALGAGLDISECSLNLVAGVGFEPTTFRL, translated from the coding sequence GAACGCAGCGGATATGAAGTGGTCAAAGAATACGCCGATGCCGGTTTGTCCGGCGCGCTGCGGGATCGCCCGGGGTTTCAGGAGCTACTTGCCGCGGTCCACGCGCGATCCTTTGACATTGTCTTGTTCGAACACGTCGACCGCCTCGGGCGCGACCTGGAACGGGCCTCAAACTTCTACAAAGCGACCACCTTCGCAGACATTGAGCTTCATCAGTTGGGCAAAGGTAAGCTCGGTCTGCTCGACATTGGCATTATGTCCACGATGGCACAGATATTTCTTGAAGACCTCGCCCTCAAAACCCGGCGCGGACTGCGCGGGAAGTTTGAACGTGGCCAGAGCGCAGGCGGCAGATCATATGGATACGCCCTGAGCATTGGGCCGGACGGCATAGCCAAAAAAGGCCAGCTCACAATCGACGACAACGAAGCGGCGATCATTCGCCGGATCTTCACTGACTATGCGTCAGGTGCCTCACCGATCAAAATCGCTGCGCAACTCAATGCAGACGGCATCCCCTCACCGGCCGCCAATACCAAACGCATAACCCGTGGACATTGGAAGCAAAACACCATCAACGGCAACCCCACCCGGGGGACAGGAATCCTGAACAACGAGCTCTATATTGGTCGCCGGATTTGGAACCGCCTACGCTATTCCAAACACCCCGAGACCGGCAAACGGGTCTCACGCCTAAATCCCGTGGAAGACTGGGAGATCCAAGAAGTCCCCGACCTGCGGATCATCGACCAAGAGCTATGGGACGCCGTCAAAGCTGTGCAAGCGGGGCACAGAAAGGTGCGCAGCACCACACCCGCCACGGACAAGAAAGGCCTCTCTGTTGGGCAATCATTACGGCGGCGCAAATACTTGCTGTCCGGGTTAATGACCTGCGGCCAGTGCGGCGGCAATCTCACCGTGGCAGGCAGCGGCAAGGCGCGACGCTATTATTGCGCCAACGCCAAGGAGAAAGGCGCATCAGTTTGTAGCGGTATGCGCGGCCTCAAAGAAGAAGACGCAGCCACCTCCATCCTCTCGGGCCTCAAATCTGGTCTGATGCGGGACGAAGCCTATGCAGAGTTTCGGGAGAAGTTTCTGGCGCGCAAGAAAGGTGAAGAGAAAGAACGCGATGATTTGCTCCGGCTCCATAGTCAGGCTGTGCGCCAGCTGGAGTCCCGGCACGCAAACCTGATGAAGGCGGTTGAGGATGGGGACTATTCTGCCCCTGTCATCGCCCAGCTCAACAAGGTGGATGCTGAACTGACCCAAGCACGGGCCAAACGGGACGCCGCAGCCCCAGAACCCATCTTCTTGCCCCAGGACCTCCCTGCCCTTTACCGCGCGCATATTGATGATCTGGTGGGCACCCTATCAGACGAGGGCGTCTCTGGGCGTGCCAGCGAAGAACTCCACCAAATCATTGATACTGTTGTTGTGACCTGGGACGCGGATGCGAAGCATCACGCGCTTGAGCTTCGTGGTAAGCTATTGGAGATGCTGAACATAACAAAGCCCGCCTTAGGGGCGGGCTTGGATATTAGCGAGTGTTCGCTGAATTTGGTTGCGGGAGTAGGATTTGAACCTACGACCTTCAGGTTATGA